A single window of Gossypium hirsutum isolate 1008001.06 chromosome A10, Gossypium_hirsutum_v2.1, whole genome shotgun sequence DNA harbors:
- the LOC107936644 gene encoding NAC domain-containing protein 2, with protein sequence MENSMLKRLKEEDDEEYFRMLPAGYRFKPTDQELMDYYLRRKFSGLPLPPNKIREVNFYSHDPETLTAMNNKVSSNEVEKEWYYFTPRERKYTNGSRPARKAGDGYWKATGVDKQVLLNGKKIGSKKTLVFHEGKPPKGSKTNWIMHEYVSSHAPVRVRHGKEDMKLDNWVLCKLYQNSREAKQKHRTTQEGNGLECQEKVEADIAAIVPNKMAAAVSESINMVASPAYHQYEQLDVESFNMNFEQDTNRIPEQGYPMPLFGENSNYYIFDNNSTLGGGFQQQVPNFGDFVTNAAAAAPVTSMFPLGNQFQSMANAGFNLPPLPLQFRPQWLELRPPLQQFSGVNPDFDFSVDEYLLDYEFGMPPPPEFC encoded by the exons ATGGAGAATTCAATGTTGAAGAGGCtgaaagaagaagatgatgaagaatATTTCAGAATGCTCCCGGCTGGTTATAGATTCAAACCAACCGACCAGGAGCTTATGGATTATTACTTAAGACGAAAATTTTCGGGTCTTCCATTGCCGCCCAATAAAATAAGAGAGGTCAATTTCTACAGTCATGATCCTGAAACTCTTACAG CCATGAACAATAAGGTATCGTCGAATGAAGTCGAAAAAGAATGGTATTATTTTACCCCACGAGAACGGAAATACACAAATGGATCAAGGCCGGCGAGGAAAGCCGGTGACGGATACTGGAAAGCTACCGGAGTCGATAAGCAGGTCCTTCTTAATGGAAAGAAGATCGGATCTAAAAAGACTTTAGTCTTTCACGAAGGGAAACCACCGAAAGGGTCTAAAACCAATTGGATTATGCATGAATATGTATCAAGCCATGCTCCTGTTAGAGTAAGACATGGCAAGGAAGACATGAAG cTCGATAATTGGGTCTTGTGCAAATTATATCAAAACTCAAGGGAAGCAAAGCAAAAACATAGAACCACACAAGAAGGGAACGGCCTTGAATGCCAAGAGAAAGTTGAAGCTGATATAGCTGCAATTGTACCTAACAAAATGGCTGCTGCTGTTAGTGAATCCATTAATATGGTTGCATCACCTGCTTATCATCAATATGAACAGCTTGACGTTGAATCGTTTAACATGAATTTCGAACAAGACACTAATCGGATACCTGAACAAGGCTATCCAATGCCTCTTTTCGGTGAAAACAGTAATTATTATATCTTTGATAATAATTCAACACTTGGAGGAGGGTTCCAGCAACAGGTTCcaaattttggtgattttgtaacaaatgctgctgctgctgctccAGTGACTTCAATGTTTCCTCTTGGTAATCAATTTCAGTCCATGGCCAATGCTGGTTTTAATTTGCCACCGTTGCCGTTGCAATTTCGGCCACAGTGGTTGGAGCTGCGGCCACCGCTGCAGCAGTTTTCTGGTGTCAACCCGGATTTTGATTTCTCTGTTGATGAGTACCTTTTGGATTATGAGTTTGGCATGCCACCACCACCGGAGTTTTGTTGA
- the LOC107936646 gene encoding NAC transcription factor 29 → MSDNQVFMDPLMLKEEKGEAFLRSIPPGYRFKPRDDEIINFYLRPKIFGLPLPPNRIKEVFLYNYDPQTLTAMSNNALSNGVGNEYYFFTPRDRKYANGSRPARNAGNGYWKATGADKLICRKGKKIGLKKSLVFYQGKPPKGVKTNWLMHEYVLTDAPIRKRLGNEDMRLDDWVLCRVYKNLREKRLKHETLQEGHQEEAQAEADSSAIVAYDGAQMVQQEGHQVESEAEADTSEILPYNGTQMVENGIAFAPLYEPINTSSQMLEHGIAFAPLYEPINTSSQMLENGIAFAPLYEPIDYGVFEPALFMQQHFSSDLDLDQFNQDPHTGLPPPF, encoded by the exons ATGTCAGATAATCAAGTTTTCATGGATCCATTAATGTTGAAGGAAGAAAAAGGCGAAGCTTTCCTTAGATCAATTCCTCCTGGTTATAGATTCAAACCGAGGGATGACGAGATTATTAATTTTTACTTGAGACCCAAAATCTTTGGTTTGCCATTGCCACCCAACAGAATCAAAGAGGTTTTTCTCTACAACTATGATCCCCAAACTCTTACAG CGATGAGCAACAATGCACTCTCAAATGGGGTTGGAAACGAATATTATTTCTTCACGCCAAGAGATCGAAAATACGCAAATGGTTCGAGGCCGGCGAGGAATGCCGGTAACGGGTATTGGAAGGCTACCGGAGCTGATAAGTTGATCTGTCGTAAAGGAAAGAAGATTGGATTGAAGAAGAGTTTAGTCTTTTACCAAGGAAAACCACCAAAAGGTGTTAAAACAAATTGGCTCATGCATGAATACGTATTAACCGATGCTCCGATTAGGAAAAGACTCGGCAATGAAGACATGCGG CTTGATGATTGGGTGTTGTGTAGAGTATATAAGAACCTTAGGGAAAAAAGGCTAAAACATGAAACCTTACAAGAAGGTCATCAAGAGGAAGCTCAAGCGGAAGCTGATTCAAGTGCAATTGTAGCTTACGATGGAGcccaaatggttcaacaagaaGGTCATCAAGTGGAAAGTGAAGCTGAAGCTGATACAAGTGAAATTCTACCATACAACGGAACTCAAATGGTTGAAAATGGGATTGCATTTGCACCTCTTTATGAACCCATAAATACTAGTTCCCAAATGCTTGAACATGGGATTGCATTTGCACCTCTTTATGAACCCATAAATACTAGTTCCCAAATGCTTGAAAATGGGATTGCATTTGCACCTCTTTATGAACCCATTGATTATGGTGTTTTTGAACCAGCACTATTCATGCAGCAGCACTTTTCTAGTGATTTAGATCTTGATCAGTTCAATCAAGATCCTCACACTGGGTTGCCACCACCATTTTAA
- the LOC107936658 gene encoding ras-related protein Rab2BV produces the protein MAYKVDHEYDYLFKIVLIGDSGVGKSNILSRFTRNEFCLESKSTIGVEFATRTLQVEGKTVKAQIWDTAGQERYRAITSAYYRGAVGALLVYDITKRQTFDNVLRWLRELRDHADSNIVIMMAGNKSDLNHLRAVSQEDAQGLAEREGLAFLETSALEAINIEKAFQTILLDIYQIISKKALAAQQAASSVPQGTTINVNNMSDSGTKGACCSS, from the exons atggcATATAAAGTGGATCATGAATACGATTATCTATTTAAAATTGTATTGATCGGAGATTCAGGCGTCGGAAAATCTAACATTCTTTCAAGATTTACAAGAAACGAGTTTTGCTTGGAATCCAAATCTACCATCGGTGTTGAATTTGCAACAAGAACTCTTCAG GTAGAAGGGAAGACAGTTAAGGCACAAATATGGGACACAGCAGGCCAAGAACGGTACCGAGCCATTACAAGTGCTTACTATAGAGGTGCTGTTGGGGCACTTCTAGTTTACGACATAACCAAAAGGCAAACCTTCGACAATGTCCTAAGATGGTTACGTGAACTAAGAGACCATGCCGATTCGAATATCGTCATCATGATGGCCGGTAACAAATCCGATTTAAACCATCTCCGAGCTGTCTCACAAGAAGATGCTCAAGGCTTAGCTGAAAGAGAAGGGCTTGCATTCCTCGAGACATCAGCATTAGAAGCAATCAACATCGAGAAAGCATTTCAGACAATTTTGTTGgatatttatcaaattataagCAAAAAGGCATTGGCAGCACAACAAGCAGCTTCTAGTGTTCCTCAAGGGACAACTATTAATGTTAACAATATGTCGGACAGTGGAACTAAAGGAGCTTGTTGTTCTTCTTAA